Proteins co-encoded in one Brassica rapa cultivar Chiifu-401-42 chromosome A02, CAAS_Brap_v3.01, whole genome shotgun sequence genomic window:
- the LOC103854672 gene encoding uncharacterized protein LOC103854672 — translation MAESKTKFAEIREWIVDHKLRTVGCLWLSGISGSIAYNWSKPGMKTSVRIIHARLHAQALTLAALAGAAAVEYYDHKTGATDRYPKFLKPDNLNKD, via the exons ATGGCGGAATCAAAGACAAAGTTTGCAGAAATCAGGGAATGGATCGTCGACCACAAGCTCCGTACCGTTG GTTGTTTATGGCTGAGTGGTATCTCTGGTTCGATCGCCTACAACTGGTCTAAACCTGGCATGAAAACCAGTGTCCGTATCATCCACGCCAG GCTACACGCTCAGGCCCTGACGTTGGCCGCTCTAGCTGGAGCAGCCGCGGTGGAGTACTATGATCACAAAACTGGAGCCACCGATCGCTACCCCAAATTTCTCAAGCCTGATAACTTGAATAAAGACTAA
- the LOC103854668 gene encoding heavy metal-associated isoprenylated plant protein 36 translates to MDLGTQIGAQIGTEIGTDIKPETCQEDQRHVFQEYQEPLRYTTWVLRVSIHCEGCKRKIKKLLSKIEGVYTTNIDVKQQKVTVVGNVEPELLIKKIMKAGRHAELWPTSMDNNNNNECNYQQREKKPKKPKNDDEDSSEDDEDDGNNNNSGGMMDGGTCIGGPPGGGGDQVKQVVTFVNGQPQPPSGDGAPKKKKKKKKKKKSTTVVMEGGGGGGGGGPPPQNGGPPETVIYSAPPPDQYHPPHQQQQHMYPTAHSPPRHYQHQTYGPPPPTYYHAQPQTAPSYTVSYNTAHGPSQSGPSNGGNDNAASYYAAPPSYYSYEYVDTGYESPPPEFYSYRSQPCESFEALSEGNPNACGVM, encoded by the exons ATGGACCTTGGAACACAGATAGGAGCACAAATTGGTACAGAGATCGGAACAGATATTAAACCAGAGACATGCCAAGAAGATCAGAGACATGTTTTTCAAGAATACCAAGAACCTCTCAGATACACC ACATGGGTTTTGAGAGTTTCTATCCACTGCGAAGGATGCaagagaaaaatcaagaaactaTTGAGCAAAATCGAAG GTGTATACACAACGAACATCGACGTGAAGCAACAGAAAGTAACGGTGGTTGGAAACGTGGAGCCGGAGCTTTTGATCAAAAAGATCATGAAAGCTGGTAGACACGCCGAGCTATGGCCGACGTCGatggacaacaacaacaacaacgagtGTAACTACCAGCAGAGAGAGAAGAAACCAAAGAAACCTAAAAACGATGATGAGGACAGCAGCGAAGATGACGAAGACGAcggaaacaacaacaacagcggCGGGATGATGGACGGCGGCACATGCATTGGCGGGCCTCCCGGAGGCGGCGGTGATCAGGTGAAGCAAGTTGTGACGTTTGTAAACGGACAGCCTCAACCACCGTCTGGAGATGGAgctccaaagaagaagaagaaaaagaaaaagaagaagaagagcaccACGGTGGTGATGGAAGGAGGAGGCggtggtggcggtggtggtCCTCCGCCGCAGAACGGTGGACCACCGGAGACTGTGATATACTCTGCTCCACCACCAGATCAATACCATCCTCCtcatcagcagcagcagcatATGTATCCGACGGCTCACAGTCCTCCACGTCATTACCAACACCAAACGTACggtcctcctcctcctacgtACTATCACGCGCAGCCTCAAACGGCGCCGTCCTATACTGTGAGCTATAACACGGCCCACGGGCCGAGTCAAAGTGGGCCGAGTAACGGTGGGAATGACAATGCGGCGTCGTATTACGCGGCTCCTCCTTCCTATTATTCTTACGAGTACGTGGACACGGGATACGAATCTCCGCCGCCCGAATTTTATTCGTATAGATCTCAGCCGTGCGAATCGTTTGAGGCACTCAGCGAAGGCAATCCAAACGCTTGTGGCGTCATGTGA
- the LOC103854667 gene encoding probable histone H2A.5, with translation MESSAAATKPARGGRRGGDRKKSVSKSVKAGLQFPVGRIARYLKKGRYAVRYGSGAPVYLAAVLEYLAAEVLELAGNAARDNKKNRINPRHLCLAIRNDEELGKLLHGVTIASGGVLPNINPVLLPKRTAGSSQGEKVKAEKVKASSPAKKLSPKKG, from the exons ATGGAGTCATCAGCAGCAGCAACCAAGCCAGCGAGAGGTGGAAGAAGGGGAGGAGACCGCAAGAAGAGCGTCTCCAAGTCCGTCAAAGCCGGTCTCCAGTTCCCCGTCGGTCGTATCGCTCGTTACCTTAAGAAAGGCCGTTACGCGGTCAGGTACGGCTCCGGCGCTCCGGTCTACCTCGCCGCTGTTCTCGAGTACCTCGCCGCCGAG GTTCTTGAGCTAGCTGGAAACGCGGCGAGGGATAACAAGAAGAACAGGATAAACCCGAGGCATCTTTGTTTGGCGATAAGGAACGATGAGGAGCTGGGGAAGCTGTTGCACGGTGTGACGATAGCGAGTGGCGGTGTGCTTCCGAATATCAACCCGGTTCTGCTTCCTAAGAGGACTGCTGGTTCGTCTCAAGGTGAGAAAGTGAAAGCAGAGAAAGTGAAAGCTTCTTCGCCGGCTAAGAAGCTTTCTCCCAAGAAGGGTTGA
- the LOC103854669 gene encoding 40S ribosomal protein S21-2 yields MQNEEGQITELYVPRKCSATNRMITSKDHASVQLNIGHLDADGIYTGQFTTFALCGFVRAQGDADSGVDRLWQKKKVEAKQI; encoded by the exons ATGCAAAACGAAGAGGGTCAGATCACAGAGTTATACGTTCCTAGGAAATG CTCTGCTACTAACCGGATGATCACATCGAAGGACCATGCCTCTGTGCAGCTCAACATTGGTCATTTAGATGCTGATGGTATCTACACCGGACAGTTCACTACCTTTGCTCTCTGCGGTTTCGTTCGTGCCCAG GGAGATGCAGACAGTGGTGTGGACAGGCTATGGCAGAAGAAGAAGGTCGAAGCCAAACAGATTTAA
- the LOC103854670 gene encoding heparan-alpha-glucosaminide N-acetyltransferase, whose protein sequence is MSEIKVVDVMSHDQGLLVHEEAASTLNLNEKRRLASLDIFRGLTVALMILVDDAGGDWPVIAHAPWEGCNLADFVMPFFLFIVGVSIALAFKRVSNKFEACKKVGFRTCKLLFWGLLLQGGFSHAPDELIYGVDVTMMRFCGILQRIALSYLVVALVEILTKNSHEESLSTGTFSIFKSYYWHWIVGASVLVIYLATLYGTYVPDWEFVVSDKDSILYGKIKSVSCGVRGKLNPPCNAVGYVDRQVLGINHMYHHPAWRRSKACTDDSPYEGSLRQDAPSWCHAPFEPEGVLSSISAILSTIIGVHFGHTILHFKEHSARLKHWISTGLALLSLGLTLHFTHLMPLNKQLYTFSYTCVTSGAAALVFSALYSLVDVLEWKHVFLPLEWIGMNAMLVYVMGAEGVLAAFFNGWYYRHPSNTLINWIKEHVFVRVWHSRRVGVLMYVIFGEILFWGLVTGVCHRFKIYWKL, encoded by the exons ATGTCGGAAATCAAAGTGGTGGATGTCATGAGTCACGATCAAGGCCTCCTCGTACACGAAGAAGCTGCTTCTACTTTGAACCTCAACGAAAAGAGACGACTTGCTTCTCTAGACATCTTCCGTGGCCTCACCGTCGCC CTGATGATCCTCGTGGATGACGCCGGAGGAGACTGGCCTGTGATCGCTCACGCTCCGTGGGAAGGCTGCAACTTGGCTGATTTCGTCATGCCTTTCTTCTTGTTCATCGTTGGCGTCTCCATCGCTCTTGCCTTCAAG CGGGTTTCGAACAAGTTTGAAGCTTGTAAGAAGGTGGGGTTTAGGACATGCAAGCTCCTCTTCTGGGGTCTTCTACTACAAG GGGGTTTCTCCCATGCTCCTGATGAATTAATCTATGGTGTTGATGTCACTATGATGAGGTTCTGTGGGATTCTCCAG AGAATAGCTTTATCCTACTTGGTAGTAGCACTAGTGGAGATTTTAACAAAGAACTCACATGAGGAAAGTCTCTCAACTGGAACGTTCTCAATATTCAAGTCATACTACTGGCACTG GATTGTTGGTGCATCAGTTCTTGTGATTTATCTCGCCACACTCTATGGAACTTACGTTCCTGATTGGGAGTTCGTTGTCTCTGATAAAGATAGCATTCTCTATGGAAAGATCAAATCCGTATCATGTGGAGTGAGAGGGAAGCTAAACCCTCCTTGTAACGCTGTTGGATATGTTGATAGACAAGTTCTAGGGATCAACCATATGTATCACCATCCTGCCTGGAGACGATCCAAG GCTTGCACTGATGATTCTCCTTACGAGGGATCTTTGCGCCAAGATGCACCGTCTTGGTGTCATGCTCCGTTTGAGCCTGAAGGAGTCCTAAGCTCTATATCTGCTATTCTTTCTACAATCATCGGAGTCCATTTTGGACACACCATCTTACACTTTAAGGAGCATTCAGCTCGGCTGAAACATTGGATCTCCACCGGTCTAGCTCTCCTTTCTCTAGGACTAACTCTACATTTCACCCACT TGATGCCTTTGAACAAACAACTCTATACTTTCAGCTACACATGCGTCACCTCCGGTGCAGCCGCCCTCGTCTTCTCCGCCTTGTATTCTCTG GTGGATGTATTGGAGTGGAAGCACGTGTTTCTACCTCTAGAATGGATAGGGATGAACGCGATGCTGGTGTACGTGATGGGAGCTGAAGGCGTTTTAGCTGCTTTCTTCAACGGTTGGTACTATCGCCACCCGAGCAATACACTG ATAAATTGGATTAAAGAGCATGTTTTCGTCAGAGTTTGGCATTCAAGAAGAGTTGGAGTTCTGATGTATGTTATTTTCGGGGAGATTCTCTTCTGGGGTTTGGTTACTGGTGTTTGCCACAGGTTCAAGATCTATTGGAAACTCTAA
- the LOC103854671 gene encoding replication factor C subunit 3, translated as MLWVDKYRPRSLDKVIVHQEIAQNLKKLVTEQDCPHLLFYGPSGSGKKTLIMALLKQIYGASAEKVKVENRAWKVDAGSRTIDLELTTLSSTNHVELTPSDAGFQDRYIVQEIIKEMAKNRPIDTKGKKGYKVLVLNEVDKLSREAQHSLRRTMEKYSSSCRLILCCNSSSKVTEAIKSRCLNVRINAPSLEEIVKVLEFVAKKETLQLPHGFAARIAEKSNRSLRRAILSLETCRVQNYPFTDNQVISPMDWEEYVAEISTDMLREQSPKSLFQVRGKVYELLVNCIPPEVILKKLLHELLKKLDSELKLEVCHWAAYYEHRMRLGQKAIFHIEAFVAKFMSIYKNFLISTFG; from the exons ATGTTGTGGGTCGACAAGTACAGGCCGAGATCGCTAGATAAGGTCATCGTTCACCAGGAGATCGCCCAAAATCTCAAGAAATTG GTAACGGAGCAAGATTGTCCGCATCTGCTGTTCTATGGACCGTCTGGTTCGGGGAAGAAAACCCTA ATCATGGCGCTTCTCAAGCAGATATATGGTGCCAGCGCTGAGAAG GTGAAAGTGGAGAACAGGGCTTGGAAAGTCGAT GCTGGGAGTAGAACTATTGATCTGGAGCTCACTACGCTATCAAGCACCAACCATGTGGAGCTTACTCCAAGTGATGCAGGCTTTCAGGACAGATACATCGTTCAAGAGATCATTAAAGAGATGGCCAAGAACAGACCTATTGACACCAAGGGAAAGAAGGGATATAAGG TTTTGGTACTAAATGAAGTTGACAAGCTCTCACGAGAAGCTCAGCATTCTCTGCGGAGAACAATGGAGAAATATAGCTCATCATGCCGTCTCATCTTATGCTGTAACAGTTCTTCGAAGGTTACAGAAGCCATTAAGTCTCGTTGTCTCAATGTGCGGATAAATGCACCTTCGCTAGAAGAG ATAGTGAAAGTGTTGGAGTTCGTTGCAAAGAAAGAAACTCTGCAGCTACCACACGGTTTTGCTGCTCGAATAGCTGAAAAATCAAACCGCAGTCTTAGAAGAGCTATTCTGTCGCTTGAGACCTGTCGTGTCCAAAA cTATCCGTTCACAGATAACCAAGTGATATCACCCATGGATTGGGAAGAGTATGTTGCTGAAATATCAACTGACATGTTGAGGGAACAGAGCCCTAAAAG TTTGTTTCAGGTGCGTGGGAAGGTGTACGAGCTGCTAGTTAACTGCATTCCACCAGAAGTCATACTGAAG AAACTTCTTCATGAACTGCTGAAGAAACTTGACTCAGAGCTGAAGCTTGAAGTCTGCCACTGGGCTGCATATTAT GAACATCGGATGAGACTAGGTCAGAAAGCCATATTTCACATAGAAG CATTTGTGGCCAAATTCATGAGCATATACAAAAACTTCCTCATTTCAACATTTGGGTAG